The genomic segment GTTTAGTAGAAACATTTTATGGGGcccttaaaattatttattcaaATGGGCAATCCGTTTTGTCATTTTGTGGTGTGATGTGAATGCCCTTATACATACATGTCATAgaagaaaatgaaacaaaaagaaGGAACGATTGTAACTGGAACCTTGTTCGAACCGGAATTGAGATCAATCCCGGTACTATATGCAGCTGGCAGATACGGTCATCATTGGTCAAATGTACCACATATAATGGCTGGATACAACTCAGCAGGAATAACAATTTTTCGGGTCTTCCTAAGTCTAGAGACAGGAGTGTGAGTTTCATCGGTGTATATTGCACAAACCAATCCACATTAGAGTCAAGATAACCTCCACTTCATAGCCAACACaaacctaagaccccaaaacgaCATGAccatgagcaccacacgggttgCAACTCTAAGCTACGATTTGTGTGGTATTCAACTTCATCACGAGAAGCTCGGCTCGCAGTTAcctggcgcgtccacaggtttcggatagtaggatagttgtgagcaccacacaggctgggacTTTGgcttccgatctgtgtggtgctccTCGCTGTCACGAaaaacttagctgcgagctaccggtagCGTCCACGGTTTGCTGATAATGGAAagttccatacggagtagcagcAACGGCAGCCGCGGACAgtcagcggagagtctcagtgagagattGGCCAGCAGCAGCTCTTGCTTCAATattgagtgccaatgatgctcaaggagcaattccatggcagtcggtaatacgtaccggattgacccgatggaggaGTCTTTCTTCAGCAAAGGCTGCCGGCTCAGCAACATGAAGCTCAATTTGACGATGGTCATGATGTTAACACGTCGATCGATTCCATGGACCGGCACTAGCTAGCTCACCTatggagcttgatgaggatcccTACCTACACATTTAAaattggctacaacaacaaacctAAGACTGTTATGCCAGGATTAGCCTTCCCAACCCCCTTCCTGGTAACGACATTAGCTAATGTCCGTGCGAAACAACAATACCATCGGCTCAGTTTGCCACGGTCGAATTCACTCAACATTGCCTAGGTGCATAAGGAAAACTAACAACGACAGAAAAGACTGTAAGGCCATTAGCTGCACAAATCCGGTAACCCTTGTCTCTTCAACAAGGGCGGCTATGGTGACTAACAGTGGGCTGTAACGCCAACGGGTCAGATACGTCATCATCCTCGTTCTCGATATCCCACACACCAACACCCCCACCCCCTACATCAACGTTACGGCCACACCACCTCAGCTGACTCGACAAACACGACTTATTTCCCTAGCACCTCCACATAACGCTcaccattgcaaatgcaaatttgcccatcaacattacattaaggaacaggggaaactcACCATTGACTCTGGCAATATCACTATCGGAGCGATTGTCATGCTCGTCTCAGACCACGTTCTAATAATCAAAGTGTTTTATCGACAGTAATCGAGCTTCAGAGAAATACAGAGaacgtcaatcccatggcagccggttgtacgcactggATTGACGCGATGGATTtcttcatcagcaagggctaccgcctcaaTGTACacactgccacaacaacaacagaacgtATTCAGACGAAGGTCACCCCCTTCTGAGAAGACAGAGAAGGTTTCTAGAGTTTTTTCATCGACCACTGCCGTAAGCACATGTTCAATTCCAATTCCATTCAATTCCTCAATTCCATGATATTCGCCCCAGAGGAAGGTTGACGAGAAAAAGATGCATAAATGCAGATAAGGATACACCCCAGTAAGGTGCAACACGAAAGAAACGAAAAAACAGAAAACCAACGcataagccaaaaaaaaaaaataggagaaAAAGGAGTGAACCAGAATGAATCAGGACAAGCAATGTCTTGTTTCACGAAATACTTTGCCACCCTGCAGCCCTCTCCACATTCACGCGGTTGTCGTTGAAACCTCCACCCTACCAAAAcgcttgttgttattgtagcagcgTGTTGTACAATGAggtgcagcccttgccgatgaaggactagAGATAAGCACCACCGTGGTACCCTGTACTTGTTCCACCATCTTACCGTGCGGAGTACACCGTTGTCCAGAGCCCGATTCCACACCAGAAATTCATAGGTGAGAATCGACCGAACAACCGCCATAATCATCCAGCGTTCCATCCCTGGCCTAAGATCCCATATCGCTTTCATATCGAGTTACGACAGGAGTGGAGATCATTCAGTCCCCTTTTTGATCTTTCCTTGGTGTTCTGTCTCCTACTTAGCCCAGATCAATAATCAAACCTAGGAACATGGCAGCAGCTTCACTCCAAGCAGGAGAGGTCCCTTCAAACGACCCAGTTTTCTCCTCCTGTTGAACAGCCTTTCTGGGGGTTTATGCCGAGTCCATTGGACCCAGGCCTTTCTGGGGGTTTATGCCGAGTCCATTGGACCCAGGCATAACCAAATAGCTTCCTCAACGCCCCCATAACGAGTTACATAATagtatgaacaagtaaaagcgtgctaagttcggccgggccgaatcttgagaacccaccaccatggattctgctacaaatttatacaaaataaatttagttgaagggcataattttattctacataccaaatttaagtcaaaccagcaaaaattaaaacttctagaaaccgaacaaggataatcgagagaccggtttacatgagagctatatcaagtaatagactgatttggaccatatttggcacgtttgttggaagtcgtaacaaaacaccgcatgcaaaatttcagccaaattggccaaacggaatgactagattagtatacccccgtcctatggtgggtataaaaaggaatcgGCCACCCATCATGATGACGACGTCATCCGAGCGCCTCTCTCTAAGGACCTCAGAATCCCATTGATAACCAGAAGTCCTGCTTGTGAAGTTCCTCTAGTGTAGAAATTCATCGCGTCCCATGTCGAAACCAGCCCTTCTTATCACATATCTGAGGACTTTCCAGGAACAAGATTGCCATGTTGGGAGAAAACCCACCTCCCTAAGAAGGAACTCCTGTGTCCCTGCAAACACGGATATGAGCAGAGAATGTGCTCGATCGTCTCATTCTTATCGAGACAGCTTCCGCAGTAATTATTATTTGGGATTTCggatcggtttcaatcacgaaattaatggatcccattaattttttaattgaaactgcttctgtacttggcacagttgttgagagtcataacagaatactaggtgcaaaatttcagccacttcgtacaaaaatttcgGGTTCCAGCTgctccagtcaaatcggaagatcagtttttataggagctatatcaggttttaaaccgattcggaccccacttggcacagttgttggaagttataacagagcactatgtgcaaaatttcagccaaatcgaacaaaatctgcggcttctagggactcaagaagtcaattcgggagatcggttaatatgggagctatatccaaatctgaaccgatatgaccctttTGCAATCTCCATAGCCCTACAtctatattaagtatctgtgcaaaatttcaaactacATCGGGTTGATCCGGCACAaagaaccggctgccatgataTGTCTatagatttgtcgaaatgtgggacgtTTGGGAATTTGAAATCTCCTTCCCTTTATATTGTAAGGGCCAAATtacatttaattgaatttatttaaGCACCGTACTTGAAAATTGTTGAAGATTCACGATtttgaatgaaaaaatttttagattaaattaattgaattaattttttatttgaaaatggcaaaaatttcaatcacaacTGTAGTCGGAAAAAATTCatatgcaataaaaaaattattgaatcaattaattttttttaaatgcaatttttttctgtgtataatcACCTGAAGCCATAATCAGCTGAAAAACAGAAACTCATCTTCTGAAGTGAGTAAACTGACTACCGAAAATCTGcctctaaatattttttttttaaccaacattaataagccaTGCCCAAATATTCTCTCGGCACTGGATTATCTGTATAATACTGTTTAAACTTACAGGCATACTTATTTCTTTCAGCCACAAAACCAAAAGCGTTAAATGTCTTCGATatgtaagcaaatacgtccaacaCCTTGGCATGGGCTTCCAGCTTGCGAAATGCCTCAATAGCTCTTTCCAGCACAGGCAAAGATTTCAATAAACGTTTGTGTTGTTGTTCACGATCTCGACCAGCAGCTACCAAACAGCGGGTGAAAATAAAATCAGTTTTCGCTCGATCATAAATGCCACCATTTGTATAAATTGTATCAATGGAATTTCGCAAAGCTTGCAAGGCCTTCTGATGCAAACCCATTTGCAAAAGGACTTGGGCCAAAATGGTATCTATCATGGCATGTTCATACTGCAGGTAAGCCCCTTCAGCAATCACCGAGGCTTGCATTAGCAGATCTATGGTTTCCGATGATATGCACTTATCCGATAGGCTGTTATAGGCCAACAGCATTAGCACACGCACCTGTCTCAAAGTATCCAAATCGTTTTCTTGCAGCAAGTTCTGTAAGATTCTGCGAGCTGCGTTGTTATAGCTTTTTGCTATATATACAGCTGCCCTTTGTATATTGCCATCATGTTTGTCCAGCAAATAGAGTTGACAACACCAACGCAAAGCTTCCTGCCAACGCCCACGATAAATGCATTGTTGTATAGCAATATGACATTCACTGGTCATCCAATCGGCAGCAAATGGATAACGAGGAAATCTGGTGCGTGCATGATGTTGTAGTACGGCACTAAGCTGATGTTCCCCTTGAGTGTTAAACCACAATGATAGATTGGCCAACACCTTGCTGACGCTTTCCGAGTTGCTGACATCTCCAAATACCCATGTCTTCTTGAGATTCAGCAGCAATTGTGAGTACAGGGCAGACATTTCATAGCGTCCATATAGGACCCACAGTGTGGTGCGTAAAGCTAACGAATCGGAAATATGTTCTAATAGGGTATTTTTATTATTCAATTCATCACTTTTTAGCAGCAATTCGAAGAGATCTAAGGGCAAAAACccacacttggccccaaatgcCACCACAAACTCAATGGCCAATGAGAGACTTTGTATGAGGCCGGGATCTTGAATGTCAGGCAAACTCTTTTCAAAGGGACCAATACGGCTGCTGTTCAAAAGGCAATACCATGAATTGGCCAAATCGAGACATCGTTTATCGCCACACTCCTGCGCCAGCATCATGCATTCCTTGAGGGCATTTAAGGCCTCTTTTTTGTGATTGAAACTGGCATGCAGTATGGCTAAGTTCACGCTAAAGTATTGAAAGCCTTTTTGGTCGTTTTGCCCCATCATATGGGTAGGACTGCGGTCAAAGGATCTATGCAAAGCATCTAAGGCCCCAAAGACATCACGTAAACGCAATTGATTCATATAGCCCAGAAAGTAGGCCTTTGCATTCAAGGGATTATCCTGGATGATTTCATTCAATTTCGTTTGCATCTCAATGGGCGACAAGGCGCGTAGTTCATTCTTTTCCAATAGATTACACTGTTGATTGACGAACAGTTGTGCCTGTTTGGGAGACCATTTACTATGGGGATTGCGATCTTGATGGACTGTGTCGGTGTCCAAAACGGATTCCTCCATGGTATGCTCTTCATCAGTAATATTAGCGGTAGCTTCGCTGGAAGAGGGCACGCAATGTGGTTTGCGTGGGCCAATTGTCAGAGAGCGTACACCTGGAAATACGTAAATATTAGAAGGGCAATACAAACTTAcgcacaaagaggtgtcgcactataaaaaggaggccccttatcattgagcctaaaacttgaatcggacggttCTCATTGATAggcgagaagtttgcctctgttccctaatggaatgttctgggcaaatttgcatttgcaatacgTATATTAAGCATATCTTAACGTACCTTTTTCATAATACAAACATATGTTTTTATGTAATGCCATCATTTCCGGAAATGAAAGACGTTCCAATATCACTCCCACTCTTCGTATGTATAGGCCAACCAAACTGAACTGACTCACTCCCAATTGTTCGGCCAACATGTTTTCAATGTTGTCCATTTCGGCAAAGTCAAACAAAGTCTCTATGCCCAAAGAGAATAGATCCCCCATGACCTTTTCGAATCGCTCCAAATGTAAAGGATCAATTTTGAATTTCGGAGAGCATAGAAGTTGATACAAATCGTTGTAGGTCATGTCGGGATATTGTATTAACTTTAAGAGTAACATGCAAAAATTGCGTCTATATTGTGTGGGATATAGAATACCAGAATCCGTGGCAGCTTTCTTGGCCTAGTCGtgaaagaaaatataaggtGTCATGTCTTAAATGCCACAAGAAAATTGGATTGGCTCACTCACCTTTATATACTGCTTAACTAGAATCAGCACAGACACCTTATGCGGAGTAGGCATCTCGATTCGCGTCAATGTGGGATTCCGTGGATCCAGCGCTTCCAATTCTTCGAAATGCATTTTATGCGGTgttaatttttgcaatttaacATAAACAATTTAGACGGTGCTTCTagacaaaaattcaataaaaaccggcataaattacaaacaaaaacaaatacagTGGGTACCAGCCAATCCTCTCTCGCTCTTTTAGCTTAATCAATAGGCAACGTATAACGTATCAGATAATGCATTACGCCATCAgctgtgtgttttttttgttttttgttaataaatcgattttaaagAAGCCTTCAGAAGTTTTATTTAAGTTAGGCCGaataaaaattgttgaaaacatGGTGATCGCTTTATCTATAtagttgcgtgactgactgactgattatcgcccagcccaaacagTTAAAGCAGGATGCatttataaggtgaggtcatgtgaatagctgagtacaattttttatttttgttttgattttgtagtaaatctaaatgtcaaaggcttgataacacagctgtgatttttttctaaaatcttaaaaatatgttctatttgatccgatattccacataTAAGCAACAAAATAGTGTTAaatccatgacataattaccaggtagcgtaccgtaaacagctgagtacaatttttttacgCGAAATGTACTATCTGTAACAAAAAATGGCGCTAActggtaacatacacaaaatcagagttgcactaatcactgattttgacggatagtgcactcaatattttgttgttgggcaactgccacttactgtaaatgaatatattgggttgcccaaaaagtaattgcggatttttcatatagtcggcgttgacaaattttttcacagcttgtgactctgtaattgcatactttcttctgtcagttatcagctgttacttttagcttgctttagaaaaaaggtgtaaaaaacgtatatttgattaaagttcaatctaagttttattaaaaatgcatttactttcttttaaaaaatccgcaattactttttgggcaacccaatatcttgtttaaaatgataaaaatacaattataagacacatttgaagaagataagttgtaaaacaaagtttatttctaaaaccagtTTGACATTTAAATTTACGGCATTTGTTTCTCaatgtagtttcgttgggggtagaattttgttgttgtgctaatgaccctACCTCTCAATTGTACCATGCAGCTAAAGCTGGAATCATGAAAATTTACGCGAATGTTGGTTTTTGGCTATACCAGTGGCTATAAGGCCGAATTTCGTGATactcgtacgtttaggtactaaaaagtacgaaatggtacatgtttacccagcgcgaacggaattgggtagaattatgttcttggacttaaatcggcagatcggtctatatgccagctatatccaaatctagaccgatctgggccatattgcaaaaagatgtcgaggggcctaatttaactcactgtcccaaatttcagcgacatcggacaataaatgcaccgtttgcggacccaaaaccttaaatcgagcgatcgatctatatgacagctatatccaaatctgggccgatctggaccaaattaaagaaggatatcgaagggcctaacacaacccactgtcccaaattttggcaaaatcggactataaatgcgtcctttatatgcccaagaacttaaatcgagagatcggtctatatggcagctatatccaaatctgaactgatcgagaccaaattaaaggaggatgtcgactggcctaacacaactcactgtcccaaatttcagcgacatcggacaataaatgcagcttttatgggcccaaaaccttaaatcgagagatcggtctatatggcagctttacccaaatctggaccaaattgaaggaggacgtCGACTGGCCTAAATCTAGGCAaagtcagacaataaatgcgtcctttagtaaaatcggataataaatgtggcttttatgggcctaagaccctaaatcggcggatcggtctatatgggggttataccaagatatagtccgggttaagttcgaagatggggtatcttcgaacttaacctgcttatggacaaaaaaagaatctgttcaaagtttcagctcaatgtatctatttttaaaggctgtagcgtgagtttaacagacagacggacagccatggctagatcgtcttatttagatcaagaatatatactttatagggtcggaaattgatatttcgatatgttgcaaacggaatgaaaaaattaatatacccccatcttcggtggtgggtataaaaattatgatattGGAATATGTCCACCTAGGtttactttttacttttttatattaCAGATTTCGAAGCTCCGATCTTACTGACTCAGGAAACGTAAAGAAAATAATGGGAATTCATGAATTCCTGACTAACTAAAGCTACGGCATTGGTAAACCGTAATCTACTGTTAAATCACTCTTAAATTCCGAAAGAAGAGATCAGAAAACTGGCAAGTTATAGATATAATGCgataacaaataataataaacaattaAACCTGATTTGCACTGTATAGTACTAAACTAACCACcatggtgcagaggttagcatgtccgcctatgacgccgaacgcctcgGTTCAAATTCGGGCgtgaacatttgaaaaaattttcagcgttggtaaGGGGAAACCCTtgctaatgctgacaacatttgtgaggtatcccgccatgttaaatcttttctaccaagtggtgttgctatgcggcacgccgttcggccttAGTataaaaaatgaggccccttatcattgagtttaaaccttAATCGCACTTtaatcccctgttccttaaaggaatgttcatgggaaattttgtagtacTAAACTAACATAACAATTAAGAAACATCAAAGTGATAGGGTGAAGAGGAAGGTCAATCATCGCTTCTGCAGCTTACAAGCCAATGCACCCGGCCcgccacggg from the Stomoxys calcitrans chromosome 1, idStoCalc2.1, whole genome shotgun sequence genome contains:
- the LOC106086167 gene encoding anaphase-promoting complex subunit 5 isoform X2 translates to MHFEELEALDPRNPTLTRIEMPTPHKVSVLILVKQYIKAKKAATDSGILYPTQYRRNFCMLLLKLIQYPDMTYNDLYQLLCSPKFKIDPLHLERFEKVMGDLFSLGIETLFDFAEMDNIENMLAEQLGVSQFSLVGLYIRRVGVILERLSFPEMMALHKNICLYYEKGVRSLTIGPRKPHCVPSSSEATANITDEEHTMEESVLDTDTVHQDRNPHSKWSPKQAQLFVNQQCNLLEKNELRALSPIEMQTKLNEIIQDNPLNAKAYFLGYMNQLRLRDVFGALDALHRSFDRSPTHMMGQNDQKGFQYFSVNLAILHASFNHKKEALNALKECMMLAQECGDKRCLDLANSWYCLLNSSRIGPFEKSLPDIQDPGLIQSLSLAIEFVVAFGAKCGFLPLDLFELLLKSDELNNKNTLLEHISDSLALRTTLWVLYGRYEMSALYSQLLLNLKKTWVFGDVSNSESVSKVLANLSLWFNTQGEHQLSAVLQHHARTRFPRYPFAADWMTSECHIAIQQCIYRGRWQEALRWCCQLYLLDKHDGNIQRAAVYIAKSYNNAARRILQNLLQENDLDTLRQVRVLMLLAYNSLSDKCISSETIDLLMQASVIAEGAYLQYEHAMIDTILAQVLLQMGLHQKALQALRNSIDTIYTNGGIYDRAKTDFIFTRCLVAAGRDREQQHKRLLKSLPVLERAIEAFRKLEAHAKVLDVFAYISKTFNAFGFVAERNKYASDYGFR
- the LOC106086167 gene encoding anaphase-promoting complex subunit 5 isoform X1 — protein: MHFEELEALDPRNPTLTRIEMPTPHKVSVLILVKQYIKAKKAATDSGILYPTQYRRNFCMLLLKLIQYPDMTYNDLYQLLCSPKFKIDPLHLERFEKVMGDLFSLGIETLFDFAEMDNIENMLAEQLGVSQFSLVGLYIRRVGVILERLSFPEMMALHKNICLYYEKGVRSLTIGPRKPHCVPSSSEATANITDEEHTMEESVLDTDTVHQDRNPHSKWSPKQAQLFVNQQCNLLEKNELRALSPIEMQTKLNEIIQDNPLNAKAYFLGYMNQLRLRDVFGALDALHRSFDRSPTHMMGQNDQKGFQYFSVNLAILHASFNHKKEALNALKECMMLAQECGDKRCLDLANSWYCLLNSSRIGPFEKSLPDIQDPGLIQSLSLAIEFVVAFGAKCGFLPLDLFELLLKSDELNNKNTLLEHISDSLALRTTLWVLYGRYEMSALYSQLLLNLKKTWVFGDVSNSESVSKVLANLSLWFNTQGEHQLSAVLQHHARTRFPRYPFAADWMTSECHIAIQQCIYRGRWQEALRWCCQLYLLDKHDGNIQRAAVYIAKSYNNAARRILQNLLQENDLDTLRQVRVLMLLAYNSLSDKCISSETIDLLMQASVIAEGAYLQYEHAMIDTILAQVLLQMGLHQKALQALRNSIDTIYTNGGIYDRAKTDFIFTRCLVAAGRDREQQHKRLLKSLPVLERAIEAFRKLEAHAKVLDVFAYISKTFNAFGFVAERNKYACKFKQYYTDNPVPREYLGMAY